A window from Luteibacter flocculans encodes these proteins:
- a CDS encoding DUF1631 family protein, with amino-acid sequence MNAGTPPTSGRTGPTPVALSPRAEREAQQGLSLCLTWLDTPLRDALRDFDHRLFAIAESSRNHLEQQACFESRGIVERDGAGFRNRFAAHLSSRFRHLGDIPETKPAASPEHATLSLVDPEEQEQADALASMAARAEARSASSLFELGYRLAVLAGSPPLEGDALPAGPRVLAAALEAAVAPMPLSSAHRLILFQAVDAKVLGHGEAFYGALNEHYRTRGILPGFRVYPNVRVATPPMSERRARPAEAPAGTTEATQDHIGVLDGLRQLLAQRVEAGRGAGFAPGRLASDDELQTALLALQGHVADVAGAAQREIRSAQALRDELLVQLNRSRPAGSPPAELTAEQDDTVELTAMLFQSLGQQIAEASPGRPVLGGLQWPMLRAAVNDRGFFDQPEHPARQLLDTVGEAARHWLDPSEGEPDAALVDRLERLVIDASHAQVIDPAWRADIEQQIALLSRKAHVAERRQIEAMEGRDRLERARQRATEIMAERMVRGATPRGVLRILLERTWADVLALHILRGGENGEAFLYCLGVTDQLLGRRPILDRRKLRQDVERGLEHLGMHSSEASQVAAGVFEPPGTADEIPTPTDVALRLKRRPRLGEGTAHGETVPPVEPTPLDPAAQAIHDGFASLRFGTWFEFVQADGSLALRKLAWFSPTTGRCLFVNQRGSRCEDIDLTRLARLIATGKAREHKEQRLSIVDRAWQAVARNLRRQTAHDERWAGHA; translated from the coding sequence ATGAACGCTGGTACGCCGCCGACTTCCGGCCGCACGGGGCCGACTCCCGTTGCCTTGTCGCCGCGCGCGGAACGCGAGGCGCAGCAGGGGCTGTCGTTGTGCCTGACCTGGCTCGACACGCCGCTGCGCGACGCCTTGCGCGATTTTGACCATCGCCTGTTCGCCATCGCCGAAAGCAGCCGCAACCACCTCGAACAACAAGCCTGCTTCGAAAGCCGGGGCATCGTCGAACGTGACGGCGCAGGGTTCCGCAACCGGTTCGCCGCGCACCTGTCGTCGCGCTTCCGGCACCTGGGCGACATACCGGAGACCAAGCCGGCCGCGTCCCCCGAACACGCCACGCTCAGCCTCGTGGACCCGGAGGAACAGGAGCAGGCCGATGCGCTTGCCAGCATGGCCGCGCGCGCCGAGGCGCGCAGCGCAAGCAGCCTGTTCGAGCTGGGCTATCGCCTGGCCGTACTCGCGGGCAGTCCGCCGCTCGAAGGGGACGCATTGCCCGCGGGACCGCGCGTGCTCGCCGCGGCGCTGGAAGCAGCAGTGGCGCCCATGCCGCTCAGTTCCGCGCATCGCCTGATTCTTTTCCAGGCCGTGGATGCGAAGGTGCTCGGCCATGGCGAAGCCTTCTATGGCGCGCTCAACGAGCATTACCGTACGCGCGGCATCCTGCCCGGCTTCCGCGTCTATCCGAACGTGCGCGTCGCCACGCCGCCTATGTCGGAACGGCGCGCGAGGCCCGCCGAGGCGCCCGCGGGCACGACGGAAGCGACCCAGGATCACATCGGCGTGCTGGACGGCTTGCGCCAGCTGCTGGCGCAGCGTGTCGAAGCGGGGCGTGGCGCGGGTTTTGCGCCGGGACGTCTGGCCTCGGACGACGAGCTGCAGACCGCTCTACTCGCCCTGCAGGGTCACGTCGCCGACGTTGCCGGCGCGGCACAGCGCGAGATCCGCAGTGCCCAGGCGCTGCGCGACGAACTGCTTGTGCAGTTGAACCGCAGCCGCCCGGCCGGATCGCCGCCCGCCGAACTGACCGCCGAGCAAGACGACACCGTCGAACTCACGGCCATGCTGTTCCAGAGTCTGGGCCAGCAGATCGCGGAAGCGAGCCCCGGCCGACCCGTGCTCGGCGGCCTGCAATGGCCCATGCTGCGCGCCGCCGTGAACGACCGCGGCTTTTTCGACCAGCCTGAGCATCCCGCCCGGCAATTGCTGGACACCGTGGGCGAGGCTGCACGGCATTGGCTCGATCCTTCCGAAGGCGAGCCGGACGCCGCCCTGGTGGATCGCCTGGAAAGGCTCGTCATCGACGCCAGCCACGCACAAGTGATCGATCCCGCCTGGCGCGCCGACATCGAGCAACAGATCGCGCTTCTCTCGCGCAAGGCGCACGTGGCCGAGCGTCGCCAGATCGAAGCGATGGAAGGACGCGACCGGCTGGAACGAGCGCGCCAGCGCGCCACGGAGATCATGGCCGAACGCATGGTGCGCGGTGCCACGCCACGCGGTGTACTGCGCATCCTGCTCGAGCGGACCTGGGCCGACGTGCTCGCGCTGCACATCCTCCGTGGCGGCGAAAACGGCGAGGCCTTTCTCTATTGCCTCGGCGTCACCGATCAGTTGCTCGGGCGGCGCCCGATCCTCGACCGACGCAAGCTGCGCCAGGACGTGGAACGCGGCCTCGAACATCTCGGCATGCACTCGTCGGAAGCTTCGCAGGTGGCGGCGGGCGTATTCGAACCGCCCGGCACGGCGGACGAAATACCGACGCCCACCGACGTCGCCCTGCGGCTCAAACGGCGGCCGCGTCTTGGCGAAGGCACGGCGCACGGCGAAACGGTGCCGCCGGTCGAGCCGACACCGCTCGATCCGGCCGCCCAGGCGATCCACGACGGGTTTGCCAGCCTGCGCTTCGGCACGTGGTTCGAGTTCGTGCAGGCGGACGGGTCGCTCGCGTTGCGCAAGCTGGCCTGGTTCTCGCCGACGACCGGCCGCTGCCTGTTCGTCAACCAGCGCGGCAGCCGCTGCGAGGACATCGACCTCACACGGCTCGCGCGCCTCATCGCCACGGGTAAGGCCCGCGAGCACAAGGAGCAGCGCCTGTCGATCGTGGATCGCGCATGGCAGGCGGTGGCGCGCAATCTCCGCCGCCAGACCGCGCACGACGAACGCTGGGCGGGCCACGCATGA
- the hemW gene encoding radical SAM family heme chaperone HemW, producing MSLVPPPLSLYVHMPWCVRKCPYCDFNSHGLRGTPDYAGYVRVLLADLDADLRDLAGALDGRRIETVFFGGGTPSLFSPELVGRFLDGARERLPFAADAEITLETNPGTVEHGRFDGYLTAGVNRISFGVQSFDDKALHRLGRIHSAGEAADAVRQAQDAGIGNINIDLMYALPEQTLAGAIDDVDRAVALQPTHVSHYQLTLEPNTAFAANPPPLPDDDAAWAIQEACEARLAEAGYGQYEVSAYALPGRRCAHNLNYWRFGDYLGIGAGAHGKISDAHGVRRRWKTRLPAAYLASEGQPARIGGDSLVSAADLPFEYMLNALRLIDGVPSADFAARTGLPRDTIAPALATCVARGWLVDDPAVLRTTLLGQRFLNDVIEAFMV from the coding sequence ATGAGCCTCGTTCCGCCGCCGCTGTCGCTTTACGTGCACATGCCGTGGTGCGTGCGCAAATGCCCGTACTGCGATTTCAACTCGCATGGCCTGCGCGGCACGCCCGACTATGCGGGCTACGTGCGTGTCCTGCTCGCCGACCTGGATGCGGACCTGCGCGATCTGGCCGGCGCGCTCGACGGGCGGCGCATCGAGACCGTGTTCTTCGGCGGCGGCACGCCGAGCCTGTTTTCCCCCGAGTTGGTGGGCCGGTTTCTCGACGGTGCGCGCGAACGGCTGCCGTTCGCCGCGGATGCCGAGATCACGCTTGAAACCAACCCAGGCACCGTGGAACACGGGCGCTTCGACGGTTACCTCACTGCCGGCGTGAACCGCATTTCCTTCGGTGTACAGAGCTTCGACGACAAGGCGCTGCACCGTCTAGGTCGCATCCACTCGGCTGGCGAAGCCGCGGACGCCGTGCGCCAGGCCCAGGATGCCGGCATCGGCAACATCAACATCGACCTGATGTACGCGCTGCCGGAACAGACCCTCGCCGGAGCGATCGACGACGTGGACCGCGCGGTCGCGTTGCAACCCACGCACGTGTCGCACTACCAACTCACCCTCGAACCGAACACGGCCTTCGCTGCGAACCCGCCCCCGTTGCCGGACGATGACGCGGCCTGGGCGATCCAGGAGGCGTGCGAGGCGCGGCTGGCCGAGGCAGGCTACGGGCAGTACGAAGTATCGGCCTATGCGTTGCCCGGACGCCGCTGCGCGCACAACCTCAATTACTGGCGTTTCGGCGATTACCTCGGCATCGGCGCTGGGGCGCACGGCAAGATCAGCGACGCGCACGGCGTCCGGCGCCGTTGGAAGACTCGCTTGCCTGCCGCCTACCTCGCCAGCGAGGGCCAGCCGGCGCGCATCGGCGGCGACAGTCTGGTGAGCGCCGCCGACCTGCCGTTCGAATACATGCTCAATGCGCTGCGCCTGATCGACGGCGTGCCCTCGGCAGACTTCGCCGCACGGACGGGCCTGCCGCGCGACACCATCGCCCCGGCCCTCGCGACGTGCGTGGCGCGCGGCTGGCTGGTGGACGATCCCGCTGTGCTGAGGACCACACTGCTGGGGCAGCGCTTCCTCAACGACGTGATCGAGGCGTTCATGGTCTAG
- the rdgB gene encoding RdgB/HAM1 family non-canonical purine NTP pyrophosphatase: MRLVLASGNAGKVIELEQLLADSDVHLVAQTQLGVSDAEETGLTFVENALIKARHAARATGMPALADDSGICVDALGGAPGLYAARYAGTHGDSAANNAKLLRELDGIPSERRQAYFIAVLVVLRHADDPAPLIAEGRWHGRILDAPRGNGGFGYDPLFLPDGYDVSAAELDPALKNRLSHRGQALAILQQRFAELA; encoded by the coding sequence ATGCGTCTCGTCCTGGCCTCCGGCAACGCCGGCAAGGTGATCGAACTGGAACAACTGCTCGCCGACAGCGACGTGCACCTCGTCGCGCAGACGCAGCTTGGCGTCAGCGACGCCGAGGAAACCGGCCTGACCTTCGTCGAGAACGCCTTGATCAAGGCGCGGCATGCGGCACGTGCTACCGGCATGCCCGCGCTCGCCGACGATTCCGGCATCTGCGTAGATGCGCTGGGCGGCGCACCCGGGTTGTACGCAGCCCGTTACGCCGGCACGCACGGCGACAGTGCCGCCAATAACGCGAAGCTGCTGCGCGAACTGGATGGCATCCCTTCCGAACGGCGACAGGCGTATTTCATCGCCGTACTGGTGGTGCTGCGTCATGCTGACGATCCGGCGCCGTTGATCGCCGAAGGCCGCTGGCATGGGCGCATTCTCGACGCCCCGCGCGGCAACGGCGGCTTCGGCTACGACCCGCTGTTCCTGCCTGACGGTTACGACGTCTCCGCCGCTGAACTCGATCCGGCCTTGAAGAACCGTCTCAGCCATCGCGGACAGGCGCTCGCGATCTTGCAGCAACGCTTCGCAGAGCTGGCATGA
- a CDS encoding GNAT family N-acetyltransferase, which yields MSDIRPATRDDLDAIVAVHRAAFGRNNEGDLVRRLVEAGRDAISLVAVDENDGVLGHVLFSPVTVEQGDDGKALGLAPIAVLPEHQRQGIGRELIEEGIGACFVRDARAIFVLGSPAYYAGFGFAKASAHGLHDAFEGGNAFQVLSLTIDGLAGYQGRVTYAPEFAVGL from the coding sequence GTGAGCGACATCCGTCCGGCCACGCGCGACGACCTGGACGCCATCGTCGCCGTACACCGCGCCGCCTTCGGCCGGAACAACGAGGGCGACCTCGTGCGCCGACTCGTGGAAGCCGGTCGCGATGCGATCTCGCTCGTGGCGGTCGACGAGAACGACGGCGTGTTGGGGCACGTGCTGTTCTCGCCGGTCACGGTCGAACAAGGCGACGATGGCAAGGCACTGGGGCTCGCCCCGATCGCGGTCCTGCCGGAACACCAGCGCCAGGGCATCGGCCGTGAACTCATCGAGGAAGGCATTGGCGCCTGCTTCGTGCGCGACGCGCGAGCCATCTTCGTGCTCGGCTCGCCTGCGTACTACGCAGGCTTCGGTTTCGCGAAGGCCTCCGCGCATGGTCTGCATGACGCGTTCGAAGGTGGCAACGCCTTCCAGGTGTTGTCGCTGACCATCGACGGTCTCGCGGGTTATCAGGGGCGCGTGACTTACGCGCCCGAGTTCGCGGTGGGGCTGTAA
- the rph gene encoding ribonuclease PH: MTFSRPSGRAADQLRAVSIERHYTRHAEGSVLVSFGDTKVLCTASVEERVPPWLRGKGEGWVTAEYGMLPRATTDRTQREAARGGQGGRTMEIQRLIGRSLRACVDRAALGERVITLDCDVIQADGGTRTAAITGAYVALVDAVATLTKRQAIKRNPIIGAIAAVSVGIYNGVPVLDLDYAEDSNCDTDMNVVMNDGGGFIEVQGTAEGHAFRRDEMNALLDLAAKGIGELVEAQRAALEIAP; the protein is encoded by the coding sequence ATGACCTTCTCCCGCCCGAGCGGCCGCGCTGCCGACCAGTTGCGCGCCGTCAGCATCGAACGCCACTACACCCGCCATGCAGAAGGCTCCGTCCTGGTGTCCTTCGGCGATACCAAGGTGCTCTGCACCGCCTCCGTCGAGGAACGCGTGCCGCCGTGGCTGCGCGGCAAGGGCGAGGGCTGGGTCACCGCCGAGTACGGCATGCTGCCCCGCGCCACCACCGATCGCACGCAGCGCGAAGCCGCGCGCGGCGGCCAGGGTGGTCGCACCATGGAAATCCAGCGTCTCATCGGCCGCTCGCTGCGTGCCTGCGTGGATCGTGCCGCGCTGGGCGAGCGCGTCATCACCCTGGACTGCGACGTGATCCAGGCCGACGGCGGCACGCGCACCGCGGCCATCACCGGCGCCTATGTGGCGCTCGTGGATGCCGTGGCGACGCTCACCAAGCGCCAGGCGATCAAGCGCAATCCGATCATCGGCGCCATCGCCGCGGTCTCGGTCGGCATCTATAACGGTGTGCCCGTACTCGATCTCGACTACGCCGAAGACTCCAACTGCGACACGGACATGAACGTCGTGATGAACGACGGCGGCGGCTTCATCGAAGTGCAAGGCACGGCCGAGGGCCACGCCTTCCGCCGCGACGAAATGAACGCACTGCTCGACCTCGCAGCCAAGGGCATCGGCGAACTGGTCGAGGCACAGCGCGCCGCGCTGGAGATTGCGCCGTGA
- a CDS encoding YicC/YloC family endoribonuclease has protein sequence MIRSMTAYASAERAAPFGTLTCELRTVNHRYLEISPRLPDELRSFESALRERIATRLSRGKVDITVRLRAEAGSGEGLRVNGAVLSRLSELALDMEQRFPRMSIQFTELLRFPGVLQQAETDADAMQAALLDVLDQALTALGDTRAREGAKLGEMLSERLDGIERIVADVRSWMPEIRTALRARLETRLADIRQPADPGRLEQELVLQITRMDVDEELDRLSTHITEARRVLALKEPIGRRLDFLMQEFNREANTLGSKSVDSRSTNAAVELKVLIEQMREQVQNIE, from the coding sequence ATGATCCGCAGCATGACCGCCTACGCTTCCGCCGAGCGGGCAGCACCTTTCGGCACGCTGACCTGCGAACTGCGCACGGTCAATCACCGCTATCTGGAAATCAGCCCCCGCCTTCCCGATGAACTGCGCAGCTTCGAGAGCGCCCTGCGCGAGCGCATTGCCACACGGCTGTCACGCGGCAAGGTGGACATCACCGTGCGGCTGCGCGCCGAGGCCGGTTCGGGCGAGGGGTTGCGGGTGAACGGCGCGGTGTTGTCGCGCCTCTCCGAGCTGGCGCTGGACATGGAGCAGCGCTTTCCGCGCATGAGCATCCAGTTCACCGAACTGCTGCGCTTCCCCGGCGTGCTCCAGCAGGCGGAGACCGATGCCGACGCCATGCAGGCCGCCTTGCTCGACGTGCTCGATCAAGCCCTCACGGCGCTCGGCGACACGCGCGCCCGCGAAGGCGCCAAGCTGGGGGAGATGCTGAGCGAGCGCCTCGACGGCATCGAACGCATCGTCGCCGATGTCCGCAGCTGGATGCCCGAGATCCGCACGGCCCTGCGCGCCCGCCTCGAAACGCGCCTCGCGGACATCCGCCAGCCCGCCGACCCGGGTCGCCTCGAACAGGAACTCGTCCTGCAGATCACCCGCATGGACGTGGACGAAGAACTCGACCGCCTCAGCACCCACATCACCGAAGCCCGCCGCGTGTTGGCGCTCAAGGAACCCATCGGCCGCCGACTCGACTTCCTCATGCAGGAATTCAACCGCGAGGCCAACACCCTGGGTTCGAAATCCGTGGACTCACGCAGCACCAACGCCGCCGTCGAACTCAAGGTCCTGATCGAGCAGATGCGCGAGCAGGTGCAGAACATCGAATAA
- a CDS encoding M14 family metallopeptidase, translated as MQTTTAQAAYPIGTPGKPWDEAEIAAWRARQVKQRDYAQDVLSAINALRDTFDVTSYGALDYAAEHYPLFAVRTRSWDDALPTMLVTGGVHGYETSGVHGALQFLREHGGDYQGRANLLVVPCVSPWAYERIHRWNPDAIDPNRNFREGSASGEAAALVALLAPLRGRVLMHIDLHETTDTDESEFRPALAARDGKVYEPGEVPDGFYLVDDTENLQPAFQQAVIEAVAKVTHIAPPDAKGEIIGSAQIAPGVIAYSLRQLGLCAGITQARYTTTTEVYPDSPRATPQQCNDAQVAAVRAAIDYALAHG; from the coding sequence ATGCAGACCACCACCGCGCAGGCGGCCTATCCCATCGGTACGCCCGGCAAGCCCTGGGACGAGGCGGAAATCGCTGCCTGGCGCGCGCGGCAGGTGAAGCAGCGCGATTACGCACAGGACGTGCTGTCCGCCATCAATGCTTTGCGCGATACGTTCGATGTGACGAGCTACGGTGCGCTGGACTACGCGGCTGAGCATTACCCGTTGTTTGCGGTGCGCACGCGTTCTTGGGATGACGCGTTGCCGACCATGTTGGTGACGGGTGGCGTGCATGGCTACGAGACCAGTGGCGTGCATGGCGCGTTGCAGTTCCTGCGCGAGCATGGCGGTGACTATCAGGGTCGCGCCAACCTGCTGGTGGTGCCGTGCGTGAGTCCCTGGGCGTACGAGCGCATCCACCGTTGGAACCCGGATGCGATCGATCCCAACCGGAATTTTCGCGAGGGTAGTGCGTCGGGCGAAGCGGCGGCGCTGGTGGCGCTGCTCGCGCCGCTGCGCGGTCGCGTCCTTATGCACATCGATCTGCACGAGACCACCGACACGGACGAGTCCGAGTTTCGTCCCGCCCTTGCGGCGCGCGATGGCAAGGTCTACGAACCGGGCGAGGTGCCCGACGGTTTCTATCTCGTCGACGACACCGAAAACCTGCAGCCTGCGTTTCAGCAGGCCGTGATCGAGGCCGTCGCCAAGGTGACGCATATCGCGCCGCCGGATGCCAAGGGCGAGATCATCGGTTCGGCGCAGATCGCGCCGGGTGTGATTGCCTATTCGCTGCGTCAACTCGGTCTTTGTGCCGGCATCACGCAGGCGCGCTACACGACCACGACCGAGGTCTATCCGGATAGCCCGCGCGCCACGCCGCAGCAGTGCAACGATGCGCAGGTGGCTGCCGTGCGTGCCGCGATCGATTACGCGCTGGCGCACGGCTGA
- a CDS encoding carboxymuconolactone decarboxylase family protein, whose product MSPRLDYTKVSPAGVKALGGVYGHVMQSGLEAELVDLVYLRTSQINGCAYCLDMHTRDLVKRGVRIEKIALVQAWQEGGPLFTEREKAALAWAETVTQVAQTNVPDAAYDAASAVFSEKELVDLTIAIGLMNMYNRLAIAFRNTPQAVREANA is encoded by the coding sequence ATGTCCCCCCGTCTCGATTACACGAAGGTTTCCCCCGCCGGCGTCAAGGCGCTCGGCGGCGTCTACGGCCATGTCATGCAATCCGGGCTCGAAGCCGAGTTGGTCGATCTGGTCTATCTACGAACCAGCCAGATCAACGGCTGCGCCTACTGCCTCGACATGCATACGCGCGACCTCGTCAAGCGCGGCGTGCGTATCGAAAAGATCGCGCTGGTGCAGGCCTGGCAGGAAGGCGGTCCGCTGTTCACCGAGCGAGAAAAGGCGGCACTGGCCTGGGCGGAAACGGTGACCCAGGTCGCGCAGACGAATGTCCCCGATGCCGCTTACGACGCAGCGTCGGCGGTCTTCAGCGAAAAGGAACTGGTGGACCTCACCATCGCCATCGGCCTCATGAACATGTACAACCGCCTCGCCATCGCGTTCCGCAACACGCCCCAGGCGGTGCGCGAAGCGAACGCCTGA
- a CDS encoding cupin domain-containing protein — MKIARSLALLLALGTAASAEIASAHAPGETVKPNFSQALPNVPGKSLIAVEVTYAPGAASTPHTHAKSAFIYAYVVSGEIASQVDDGPERIYKAGESFHEEPGAHHRVSRNASATQPAKLLAVFVVDSDDTHLTTPDA, encoded by the coding sequence ATGAAGATCGCGCGTTCCCTCGCCCTCCTGCTGGCCCTCGGCACGGCCGCCTCTGCCGAGATCGCCTCCGCTCACGCGCCAGGCGAAACGGTCAAACCGAATTTCTCACAGGCGCTTCCCAACGTCCCCGGCAAGTCGCTCATCGCGGTCGAAGTCACCTACGCCCCGGGTGCCGCCTCGACGCCGCACACGCATGCCAAGTCGGCCTTCATCTACGCCTATGTCGTGTCCGGCGAGATCGCCAGCCAGGTCGACGACGGACCCGAACGTATCTACAAGGCCGGCGAATCGTTCCACGAAGAACCCGGCGCCCACCACCGCGTCAGCCGCAACGCCAGCGCCACCCAGCCCGCGAAGCTGCTCGCCGTCTTCGTCGTCGACAGCGACGACACCCACCTCACCACCCCCGACGCATAG